A genomic region of Eucalyptus grandis isolate ANBG69807.140 chromosome 5, ASM1654582v1, whole genome shotgun sequence contains the following coding sequences:
- the LOC120293640 gene encoding disease resistance protein RPM1-like — protein MAEAAVNFLIGKLTNFLDNEVQFFRDAEDEVRSVRGQLECISASLRVADSLEERDEEVKEWVKQLREIAYVTEDALDEFRLLLAHDHGVGFAGLFRRISCCVKNMKARYRTISQIQNINSRIKSLCDGHQRLRHKFSKAEHGPGSNYSDNTCHEHRGNAFFLDKNELVGIEEQKKQLVAWLIEGTSGPQVISVVGMGGLGKTTLVNEVYQDPEVKKHFRVCASINFSGSPNIGELLQDMRQQIGRVIEQPIPRGADTMNIYWLKMLIKDLLQGVRYLVVLDDTWRIDEWDAVKHALPNNMCGSRIIITTRNYDLAHTSCREFKGKVYKMEPLPVEQSWKLFCTKTFQGSSCPSHLEETCEFILRQCEGLPLAIVAVSGVLATKEKHRIDEWELVRRSLGTETDCNNKRKNLKRVLSLSFNDLPYYLKSCFLHLSLFPKGRPIKRQRLIRLWVAEGFVEKKEGKTLEEVAKDYMMELLNRSLIEVAARRSDGTVDYCRIHDLLWDIVTSKSTGQGFGEIAKEENCEQPDKVFFGKEQPDKVRRLSLQKTLQALQQNWSFSQLRSLYMFGMERSFMNKVLASDMKLLNVLDMLAAPLKRFPAQVADWCYLRYLSFRGTEVSTVPSSIVRLQNLETLDLKHTNVTKLPVEILKLQRLRHLLVYRYNYISYSNFKFGFKALRGIGALQSLQKLCYIEADDESSSSVMRELGKLTQLDRLAILKLRKEDGRNLCLSISKLTRLQAMSIVSFDDDEILDLQHLSSPPPFLERLYLHGRLEALPHWLPSLSSVIKLYLRYCSLKDDPLVSLQNLPNLVHLELIQGYEGSSLCFKAKGFKKLRILSLDLFNKLRCIEVEKEAMPFLEKLVFQRCKLLEKLPLGIEHLTNLKVLEIFDMPDELVKKLMQGGQDDDYHKVAHVPEIRCGYWRDESWDVQLIDRSVQRDGATTQGTSMGSNEFPPCGSECTT, from the coding sequence ATGGCAGAAGCTGCCGTGAACTTCCTCATTGGGAAGCTCACAAATTTTCTGGACAATGAAGTGCAATTCTTCAGAGATGCTGAGGACGAAGTTCGCTCAGTGAGAGGACAGCTCGAGTGCATAAGTGCATCACTGAGGGTCGCAGATTCCCTggaagagagagatgaggaaGTCAAGGAATGGGTAAAGCAGCTGAGAGAGATTGCATATGTCACTGAAGATGCTCTCGACGAGTTCAGACTTCTCTTGGCGCATGATCATGGGGTTGGGTTTGCCGGTCTCTTCCGTAGGATATCTTGCTGTGTGAAGAACATGAAAGCTCGATATCGGACCATTTCGCAGATACAGAACATCAACTCCAGAATCAAAAGCTTATGTGATGGACACCAGAGGCTACGCCACAAGTTTAGTAAAGCTGAACATGGCCCAGGCTCCAATTACTCTGACAACACATGCCATGAGCACCGAGGTAATGccttttttttagacaaaaatgaGCTTGTGGGCATTGAAGAACAGAAGAAGCAGCTGGTTGCGTGGTTAATTGAGGGCACTTCTGGGCCGCAAGTTATCTCAGTCGTTGGGATGGGAGGATTGGGCAAAACCACGCTGGTAAATGAAGTTTATCAAGATCCAGAGGTCAAGAAACATTTCAGGGTATGTGCTTCGATCAATTTCTCTGGCTCTCCAAATATTGGAGAGCTCCTCCAGGACATGCGTCAGCAAATTGGGAGAGTGATTGAGCAACCGATTCCTCGTGGTGCAGACACCATGAATATCTATTGGCTGAAGATGTTAATCAAGGACTTGCTACAGGGAGTGAGGTATCTGGTTGTTCTAGATGACACATGGAGGATAGACGAATGGGATGCAGTCAAACATGCACTCCCTAACAACATGTGCGGCAGCCGAATAATCATCACAACCAGGAATTATGATCTAGCACACACCTCCTGCCGAGAATTCAAGGGGAAGGTCTATAAGATGGAGCCTCTGCCAGTAGAACAGTCATGGAAGCTTTTTTGCACGAAGACATTTCAGGGGAGTTCATGCCCTTCCCATCTGGAGGAGACCTGTGAGTTTATTTTAAGACAGTGTGAAGGACTGCCGCTTGCCATAGTGGCTGTCAGTGGTGTTTTGGCTACAAAAGAGAAGCACAGAATAGATGAATGGGAATTGGTTCGTCGCAGTCTTGGTACAGAGACTGACTGCAACAACAAACGCAAAAACTTGAAGAGAGTTCTTTCGCTCAGCTTTAATGATCTGCCATACTACCTGAAATCCTGCTTCTTGCACTTAAGTTTATTTCCCAAGGGTCGCCCCATTAAGCGTCAGAGACTTATTCGGTTATGGGTCGCAGAAGGAtttgttgaaaagaaagaaggaaaaacccTCGAAGAAGTTGCTAAGGACTACATGATGGAGCTGTTGAACAGAAGCCTGATAGAGGTTGCTGCTAGACGAAGTGATGGAACTGTCGATTATTGCCGCATCCATGATCTTCTGTGGGACATTGTCACTTCAAAGTCGACCGGTCAGGGGTTTGGAgaaatagccaaagaagaaaattgtgaaCAGCCAGACaaagttttttttggtaaagaacagCCAGACAAAGTTCGTCGACTGTCATTACAGAAAACCCTGCAAGCTCTGCAACAGAACTGGTCCTTTTCTCAACTTCGCTCTTTATATATGTTTGGGATGGAGAGATCATTTATGAATAAAGTTCTTGCTAGTGATATGAAACTGCTCAATGTTTTGGATATGCTAGCGGCTCCTTTAAAAAGGTTCCCTGCTCAAGTTGCTGATTGGTGTTATCTGAGATATCTAAGTTTCAGGGGCACTGAGGTAAGTACAGTTCCAAGTTCTATTGTGAGGCTTCAAAACTTAGAGACTCTAGACCTTAAACACACAAATGTCACCAAATTGCCTGTTGAGATCTTGAAACTTCAACGACTTCGTCATCTCCTTGTTTATCGCTACAACTATATATCCTATTCAAACTTCAAATTTGGCTTTAAGGCCCTTAGAGGAATAGGGGCTTTGCAATCCCTCCAAAAGCTCTGCTATATAGAGGCAGACGACGAGAGTAGCAGCAGTGTTATGAGAGAGCTTGGAAAGTTGACACAACTGGATAGGTTGGCCATTctgaaattaagaaaagaagatggaaggAATTTGTGCTTGTCAATCTCCAAACTAACCAGGCTTCAAGCAATGTCCATAGTTTcttttgatgatgatgagattcTTGATCTGCAGCACCTCTCTAGTCCACCTCCATTCCTTGAGAGACTGTACTTACACGGACGCTTGGAGGCTTTACCACACTGGCTACCCTCTCTCAGTAGCGTGATAAAATTGTACCTGAGGTACTGTAGCCTAAAGGATGACCCTCTTGTGTCTCTCCAAAATCTGCCCAATCTTGTGCATCTCGAGTTGATTCAGGGTTACGAAGGAAGCTCATTGTGCTTTAAAGCAAAAGGTTTTAAGAAGCTAAGGATTCTGAGTCTTGATCTTTTCAACAAACTCAGGTGCATAGAGGTGGAGAAGGAAGCAATGCCTTTTCTTGAGAAGCTTGTTTTTCAGCGTTGCAAGTTACTAGAGAAGCTTCCTTTAGGTATTGAACACCTGACAAACCTAAAAGTGCTGGAGATTTTCGATATGCCAGATGAGCTCGTCAAGAAGCTTATGCAAGGCGGACAAGATGATGACTATCATAAAGTTGCACATGTTCCGGAAATACGTTGTGGCTACTGGAGAGATGAGAGTTGGGACGTCCAGTTAATCGATAGATCAGTGCAGAGAGATGGTGCTACTACCCAAGGCACAAGCATGGGGAGCAATGAGTTCCCACCATGTGGAAGTGAGTGTACTACATAA
- the LOC120293641 gene encoding disease resistance protein RPM1-like, translated as MAEAAVNFLIGKLTNFLDNEVQFFRDAEDEVCSVRGQLECISASLRVADSLEESDEEVKEWVKQLREIAYVTEDVLDEFKLLPAHDHGVGFAGLFCRISCCVKNMKARYRTISQIQNINSRIKSLCDGHQRLRHKFSKAEHVPGPDYSDNTWTEHQGNAFVLSEHQGNAFLLDKNYLVGIEEPKKQLVSWLVEGTSRLQVLSVVGMGGLGKTTLVNEVYEDPGVKKHFTVCAWINFSGSPNIEELLQNIRQQIMRVIRQPVPHGADTMNIYWLKMLIKDLLQGMRYLVVLDDTWSIDEWDAVKHALPNNMCGSRIIIITRNHDLAYTSCQEFEGKVYKMERLPVEHSWKLFCAKTFQWSSCPSHLEETCEFILKKCEGLPLAIVAIGGVLATKDKHRMDEWELVRHSLDTEIDCNDRLKNLKRVLSLSFDDLPYYLKSCFLHLSLFPEGRPIKRKRLIRLWVAEGFVEKKEGKTLEEVAEDYFMELLNRSLIEVAARRSDGMVKYCRIHDFLRDIVTSKSTNQGFAEIAKEENREWPDKVRRLSLQKTPQARQQNWSLSQLRSLYMFGMERPFMNRVLASDMKLLNVLDMLAAPLRRFPAQVADWCYLTYLSFRYTEVSTVPRSIGNLPNLETLDLKQTNVTKLPVEILKLRRLRHLLVYRYKRVSDSQFKIGFEALRGIGALQSLQKLCFIEADDESSSNVMRELGMLTQLDRLAVLKVKKEDGRDLCLSISKLTRLRSIGVYSVDDDEIIDLQHLSNPPPFLERMYLRGRLGALPHWLPSLSSLTKLCLSCCRLKDDPLVSLQNLPSLVHLELHQAYEGSSLCFKANAFVKLRILGLDLFDKLRCIEVEKGAMPYLERLMIQRCKLLENLPSGIENLTKLKVLEFLGMPDELVNKIVKGGEDDDYHKVAHVPEIYWGSKRDEGWDIQLIDRSVQRDGATAQGTSMGSNEFPPCGSECPTKVN; from the coding sequence ATGGCAGAAGCTGCCGTGAACTTCCTCATTGGGAAGCTCACAAATTTTCTGGACAATGAAGTGCAATTTTTCAGAGATGCTGAGGACGAAGTTTGCTCAGTGAGAGGGCAGCTGGAGTGCATAAGTGCATCACTGAGGGTCGCAGATTCCCTGGAAGAGAGCGATGAGGAAGTCAAGGAATGGGTAAAGCAGTTGAGAGAGATTGCATATGTCACTGAAGATGTTCTCGACGAGTTCAAACTTCTCCCGGCACATGATCATGGGGTTGGGTTTGCTGGTCTCTTCTGTAGGATATCTTGCTGTGTGAAGAACATGAAAGCTCGATATCGGACCATTTCGCAGATACAGAACATCAACTCCAGAATCAAAAGCTTATGTGATGGACACCAGAGGCTACGCCACAAGTTTAGTAAAGCTGAACATGTCCCAGGCCCCGATTACTCTGACAACACATGGACTGAACACCAAGGTAATGCCTTTGTGTTGTCTGAACACCAAGGTAATGCCtttcttttagacaaaaattaCCTTGTGGGCATTGAAGAACCAAAGAAGCAGCTGGTTTCGTGGTTGGTTGAGGGCACTTCTAGGCTGCAAGTTCTCTCTGTTGTTGGGATGGGAGGATTGGGCAAAACCACGCTGGTAAATGAAGTTTATGAAGATCCAGGGGTCAAGAAACATTTCACGGTATGTGCTTGGATCAATTTCTCTGGCTCTCCAAATATAGAAGAGCTCCTCCAGAACATACGTCAGCAAATTATGAGAGTGATCAGACAACCGGTTCCTCATGGTGCGGACACCATGAATATCTACTGGCTGAAGATGTTAATCAAGGACTTGCTACAGGGCATGAGGTATCTGGTTGTTCTAGATGACACATGGAGTATAGACGAATGGGATGCTGTCAAACATGCACTGCCTAACAACATGTGCGGCAGCCGAATAATCATCATAACCAGAAATCATGATCTAGCATACACCTCCTGTCAAGAATTTGAAGGGAAGGTCTATAAGATGGAGCGTCTGCCAGTAGAACATTCATGGAAGCTTTTCTGCGCGAAGACATTTCAGTGGAGTTCATGCCCTTCCCATCTGGAGGAGACCTGCgagtttattttaaaaaaatgtgaagGGCTGCCGCTTGCTATAGTGGCTATCGGTGGTGTTTTGGCTACAAAAGACAAGCACAGAATGGATGAATGGGAATTGGTTCGTCACAGTCTTGATACAGAGATTGACTGCAACGACAGACTCAAAAACTTGAAGAGAGTTCTTTCACTTAGCTTTGATGATCTGCCATACTACCTGAAATCCTGCTTCTTGCACTTAAGTTTATTTCCTGAGGGTCGCCCCATTAAGCGTAAGAGACTGATTCGGCTATGGGTTGCTGAAGGAtttgttgaaaagaaagagggaaagaccCTAGAAGAAGTTGCTGAGGACTACTTCATGGAGCTGTTGAACCGAAGCCTGATAGAGGTGGCTGCTAGACGAAGTGATGGAATGGTCAAGTATTGCCGCATCCATGATTTTCTGCGGGACATTGTCACTTCAAAGTCGACCAATCAGGGGTTTGCAgaaatagccaaagaagaaaatcgTGAATGGCCAGACAAAGTCCGTCGCCTGTCATTACAGAAAACCCCGCAAGCTCGTCAACAGAACTGGTCCTTGTCTCAACTTCGCTCTTTATATATGTTTGGAATGGAGAGACCATTTATGAATAGAGTTCTTGCTAGTGATATGAAACTGCTCAATGTTCTGGATATGCTAGCGGCTCCTTTAAGAAGGTTCCCTGCTCAAGTTGCCGATTGGTGTTATCTGACATATCTAAGTTTCAGGTACACTGAGGTAAGTACAGTTCCAAGGTCTATTGGGAATCTTCCAAACTTAGAGACTCTAGACCTTAAACAGACAAATGTCACCAAATTGCCAGTTGAGATCTTGAAACTTCGACGACTTCGTCATCTTCTTGTCTATCGCTATAAGAGAGTATCCGATTCACAATTCAAAATTGGTTTTGAGGCCCTTAGAGGAATAGGGGCTTTGCAATCCCTTCAAAAGCTCTGCTTTATAGAGGCAGATGACGAGAGTAGCAGCAATGTTATGAGAGAGCTTGGAATGTTGACACAACTGGATAGGTTGGCCGTTCTgaaagtcaaaaaagaagatggaaggGATTTGTGCTTGTCAATCTCCAAACTGACCAGGCTTCGATCAATAGGTGTATattctgttgatgatgatgagattaTAGATCTGCAACACCTCTCTAATCCGCCTCCATTCCTTGAGAGAATGTACTTGAGAGGACGCTTGGGAGCTTTACCACATTGGTTACCCTCCCTCAGTAGCCTGACGAAATTGTGCCTGAGCTGCTGTCGCCTAAAGGATGACCCTCTTGTGTCTCTCCAAAATCTGCCGAGTCTTGTGCATCTTGAGTTGCATCAGGCTTACGAAGGAAGTTCATTGTGCTTTAAAGCAAACGCCTTTGTAAAGTTAAGGATTCTGGGTCTTGATCTTTTCGACAAACTCAGGTGCATAGAAGTGGAGAAGGGAGCGATGCCTTATCTTGAGAGGCTTATGATTCAGCGTTGCAAGTTACTAGAGAATCTTCCATCTGGTATTGAAAACCTGACAAAGTTGAAAGTGCTGGAGTTTTTGGGTATGCCAGATGAGCTTGTCAACAAGATTGTGAAAGGTGGAGAAGATGACGACTATCATAAAGTTGCGCATGTTCCAGAAATATATTGGGGCTCCAAGAGAGATGAGGGTTGGGACATCCAGTTAATCGACAGATCGGTGCAGAGAGATGGTGCTACTGCCCAAGGCACAAGCATGGGGAGCAATGAGTTCCCACCATGTGGAAGTGAATGTCCTACAAAAGTGAATTAA